In Panicum virgatum strain AP13 chromosome 4N, P.virgatum_v5, whole genome shotgun sequence, a single window of DNA contains:
- the LOC120670617 gene encoding ent-kaurene oxidase 2-like: protein MESLVAALPTGSAAAAAAVGGLLTAAALAGRAGAKNNRSTAPPAVPGLPIVGNLLQLKEKKPHQTFTKWAEIYGPIYTIKTGASSAVVLNSTEVAKEAMIAKFSSISTRKLSKALSVLTHDKTMVATSDYGDFHKMVKRYIMTSMLGTSGQKKFRDTRNMMVDNMLSTFHTLLNDDPNAPLNFREVFTNELFRLSLIQALGEDVSSVYVEEFGKDISKEEIYRATVVDMMMCAIEVDWRDFFPYLSWVPNRSFETRVLTTEGRRTAVMRALINQQKKRIARGETRISHLDFLLAENTLNDEQLLMLVWEAVIEAADTTLVTTEWAMYEVAKHPEKQDRLYQEIQEVCGNEMVTEDHLPQLPYLNAVFHETLRRHSPVPLVPPRYVHENTKLAGYVVPAGTEMVINLYGCNMNKSDWDEPEEWKPERFLDGGFESADMYKTMAFGAGRRACAGSLQALNISCTAIARFVQEFAWRLKEGDEDKADTIHLTTNRLYPLYVYLKPRGRK, encoded by the exons ATGGAGTCCCTGGTGGCGGCGCTCCCCacgggcagcgcggcggcggcggcggccgtcggcgggctgctgacggccgccgcgctcgccgggaGGGCTGGCGCCAAGAACAACCGCTCCACCGCGCCCCCAG CTGTTCCTGGTTTACCAATTGTTGGCAATCTTCTTCAGTTGAAAGAAAAGAAACCCCACCAAACCTTtacaaaatgggctgaaatttATGGGCCAATTTACACTATAAAGACAGGTGCTTCTTCTGCTGTTGTGCTCAATTCAACTGAAGTAGCCAAGGAG GCAATGATTGCAAAATTCTCATCCATATCTACCCGAAAGCTGTCTAAAGCATTGTCAGTGCTCACTCACGACAAAACTATGGTTGCTACAAGTGATTATGGTGACTTCCACAAAATGGTCAAGCGTTATATCATGACAAGCATGCTGGGTACTTCTGGCCAG AAAAAATTCAGGGACACAAGAAACATGATGGTTGATAACATGCTGAGCACTTTCCACACATTGTTAAATGATGATCCAAATGCTCCTTTGAATTTTCGGGAAGTTTTCACGAATGAGTTATTCAGATTATCCCTGATTCAG GCTTTAGGTGAGGATGTTAGTTCAGTCTATGTGGAAGAGTTTGGGAAGGATATATCAAAGGAGGAAATCTACCGGGCCACAGTAGTTGACATGATGATGTGTGCAATTGAGGTCGACTGGAGGGATTTCTTCCCATACTTAAGCTGGGTTCCAAATAGGAGTTTTGAAACAAGAGTACTGACTACAGAAGGTAGGCGAACAGCAGTTATGCGAGCCTTGATCAAtcagcaaaagaaaagaatTGCACGTGGAGAG ACTAGGATATCACATCTAGACTTCCTGCTAGCAGAGAATACACTGAACGATGAACAATTGCTAATGCTTGTGTGGGAGGCAGTTATAGAAGCTGCTGATACTACTTTGGTCACTACTGAGTGGGCCATGTATGAGGTTGCAAAGCACCCAGAAAAACAG GATCGCCTTTACCAGGAAATCCAAGAGGTCTGCGGTAATGAGATGGTTACAGAGGATCACCTGCCACAGTTGCCGTACTTGAATGCGGTGTTCCATGAGACCCTGAGGAGGCATTCTCCAGTTCCTCTAGTGCCTCCAAGATATGTCCATGAGAATACTAAATTGGCTGGCTATGTTGTTCCAGCTGGCACAGAG ATGGTCATCAACCTGTACGGATGCAACATGAACAAGAGCGACTGGGACGAACCCGAGGAATGGAAGCCAGAGAGGTTTCTGGATGGGGGGTTCGAGTCTGCCGACATGTACAAGACCATGGCCTTCGGGGCAGGAAGGAGGGCCTGTGCTGGCAGCTTGCAGGCGTTGAACATCTCGTGCACAGCCATTGCGAGGTTTGTGCAAGAGTTCGCCTGGAGGCTAAAGGAAGGTGACGAGGACAAGGCTGACACCATCCATCTCACAACCAACAGGCTTTACCCGTTGTATGTGTACCTGAAACCTAGAGGAAGGAAATGA
- the LOC120670803 gene encoding ent-kaurene oxidase-like 3 has protein sequence MQSVLAVAAVGGLVAALAERASNKNSINLPPAVPGLPIIGNLHQLKEKKPQQAFTRWAEDYGPIYSIKTGASTAVVLNSTEVAKEAMVEKFSSISTRKLAKAVSILSRDKKMVAGSDSGEFHRNGKRHIMKSLLGSSALKQYRASRDTMIDDMVSTFHKMVSDDPKTPLNFREVFTSGLFGLSVAQALGEDVSSIYVEEFGRVLSRDEIYEAVVHDFMWCVLEVDWRDFFPYLSWVPNESFETKVLTTEARRTAVMRALINRQKERIARGEARLSYLDYLLAENAELTEEQLIMLIWEVVLEAADTTLVATEWAMYEVAKNPEKQDRLYQEIREVCGNETVTEEHLPRLPYLNAVFQETLRRHAPVPILPPRFVHENTSLAGYDVPAGTEVIINVYACHMNEKDWDEPDEWEPARFLDGGRFRSAETNKTIPFGGGRRICAGMMQATNIACTSIARFVQEFAWRLKEGDEDKVDTVHVTAYKLDPLCAYLTPRARGTE, from the exons ATGCAGTCCGtgctggcggtggcggccgtcggcggGCTggtcgccgcgctcgccgagAGGGCCAGCAACAAGAACAGCATCAACTTGCCCCCAG CTGTTCCTGGTTTGCCTATTATTGGGAACCTTCATCAGCTGAAAGAGAAAAAGCCTCAGCAGGCCTTCACGAGATGGGCTGAAGACTACGGTCCGATATACAGTATAAAAACTGGTGCTTCTACTGCAGTTGTTCTCAACTCAACCGAAGTTGCCAAAGAG GCTATGGTTGAAAAATTCTCATCCATATCTACTCGGAAGCTAGCTAAGGCGGTGTCGATTCTCAGTCGTGACAAGAAGATGGTTGCCGGAAGCGACAGCGGCGAATTCCACAGAAATGGGAAGCGCCATATCATGAAGAGCTTGCTGGGTTCTTCTGCCCTG AAACAATATCGGGCCTCAAGGGACACCATGATCGATGACATGGTGAGCACTTTTCACAAAATGGTGTCTGATGACCCAAAGACTCCTCTGAACTTTCGGGAGGTTTTCACGAGTGGGCTATTCGGCCTATCTGTGGCTCAG GCTTTGGGTGAGGACGTGAGTTCGATCTACGTAGAAGAGTTTGGGAGGGTTTTATCGAGGGACGAAATCTACGAGGCCGTTGTGCATGACTTCATGTGGTGTGTTCTTGAGGTCGACTGGAGGGACTTCTTCCCGTACCTCAGCTGGGTTCCGAATGAGAGCTTCGAAACAAAAGTGCTTACCACCGAAGCGAGGCGAACCGCAGTGATGCGAGCCCTGATCAATCGGCAGAAGGAAAGAATTGCACGCGGAGAG GCTAGGTTGTCCTATCTGGACTACCTGTTAGCAGAAAATGCAGAGCTGACTGAAGAGCAATTGATCATGTTGATATGGGAGGTAGTCCTAGAAGCTGCAGATACCACTCTGGTCGCAACAGAGTGGGCCATGTATGAGGTAGCCAAGAACCCAGAAAAACAG gATCGCCTCTACCAGGAAATCCGAGAGGTCTGTGGCAACGAGACGGTCACCGAGGAACACCTGCCACGGTTGCCCTACCTGAACGCCGTGTTCCAGGAGACCCTGAGGAGGCACGCCCCAGTTCCAATACTACCCCCAAGATTTGTCCATGAGAACACCAGCTTGGCAGGCTACGACGTTCCAGCCGGCACAGAG GTGATCATCAACGTGTACGCGTGCCACATGAACGAGAAGGACTGGGACGAGCCGGACGAGTGGGAGCCGGCGAGGTTCCTGGACGGCGGCAGGTTCAGATCTGCAGAGACGAACAAGACGATACCCttcggcggcgggaggaggatcTGCGCCGGCATGATGCAGGCGACGAACATCGCGTGCACGTCCATCGCGAGGTTCGTGCAGGAGTTCGCCTGGAGGCTCAAGGAAGGGGACGAGGACAAGGTCGACACCGTCCACGTCACGGCCTACAAGCTCGACCCTCTCTGCGCCTACCTCAcgccgagagcgagaggaacTGAATGA